The genomic stretch CTTTTAATATCTTCAACCTGGCCCTCCCTGTATTTCCTGTTTCTTAAGGCTCCTGCCGGCACAATGCCCATCTGGGCAAACTCAAGGGCATCTGGAATAACAGGTATCTTATCCCTGAAGAACCTTAAACCAACAGTCTTATCATCGATCATCTCGCAGGCATGGCCGATAAGGCCAAAACCTGTTACATCGGTACATGCGCTTATACTGAAATCATCAAACTCTTCTGCAGGGTATTTATTGAGGCTTGACATTATCTCAATAGCCTTTTTGATAAGGTCATCCCCTGCGAGATTCCCCTTGATAGCCGTATTGACAATACCAACACCGAGAGGTTTGGTAAGCACAAGCATATCCCCTAGTTTTGCCCCCCTGTTGGCCAGCACCTTTTTTGGGTGCACCTTACCTGTAACAGAGAGGCCGTATTTGAGCTCATCATCCTCAATGCTGTGCCCGCCCACAAGCAGGGCCCCTGCCTCCTTGATCTTGTCAAGGCCACCCCTTAAGACCTCCTGAAGCACGCTTATATCCATCTTGCTTAATGGGAAACCTATGATATTCATGGTGGTAATGGGCACGCCGCCCATTGCATACACGTCACTAAGGGCATTGGCAGCGGCTATCTGCCCGAATGAGTAAGGGTCATCAACAATAGGGGTAAAGAAATCCACTGTCTGGATCAGAGCCAGATCATCGGTAAGTCTGAGCACACCCGCATCATCCGATGTATCCAACCCTATAAGCAGATCATCACTGTGAGGAAGATCAAGACCACAAAGCGCCTTTGCCAGGTCCGCCGGACCCAGCTTTGCGGCTCAACCCGCCCCTTTTACAGTCTCTGTGAGTCTTTTATTTTCTTTTGTCACGGTCATAAATAGTAATCTCAATTAATTATACGGCATTCTGAAAACTTATATAATTTATTATCACATGTAATAAAAAATGTCTTTTGATATCTTATTACTGCAAACCAAAAAATCTTATATTATGGACACCAGCGTTTAAATCATTCTTTTATATTATTCCTGGAAAATATAACATTCTTACCTGCTGAAATAAGACGAAGGATTCTGCATACTATTTCAGGCAGGCGGTTACTGTCTTACAATATTCAAATAACTTTCAACAGTAAGGGCCGTATGCTGTGCAATAATATCAAAATGTCTGTCTGCGTGTAAAAGAACACACCCTTCTAATATAGCGCATTCGGCTATGAGAACATCTGTATGGGGAACAGTTATTCCTTTTCTTCTCAGTTTGAACGCTAGGAGGCTTGCCTTGTCCCAGATTATATCCGCCTGTAATAATATCATCCAATGTCACTAAACGATCCTTAAGGCGCTGAAATTCAGAATCTGTCTTTGCACCTGAAAGCAGTTAAAGATTTATTATTCCAGTAGTGAAAACAAGATTGTTACTTAATAGATCATCAACTCGACTTCTGATCTCCGGGATAAAATCCTTTCTAAAAGCAAAAAGCCATACTGATGTATCAATTAATGCAGGTTTAATCGGCATTCCTTGACTCCTTTAATTCATCTAATGTCAGAGCTATATCAAAAGTACCAAGTTCTTTTCTGAATAGTTCTCTGTTATGAATTCGTACCAGAGATTGCAACCCTGCCTCAATTACCTCTTTTTTTGTTCGTGCCCCGGTAGCCTGAATTGCCTTTTCAAGGAGTTGTTCCTCTATGAATACTGTAGTCTTTTTCATTGCCATCTCCTGATGCCATATATGTAGTATGGCTATTCTATGCATACCAAGTATACGCGTCAAGGATAAACACGGGTGCGTTAAGTCTTTTACAATATATTATTTCTCACCCAATTTTTTAAAATTGATTATTGATGGCAAGAGAAATCTGTCAAATGAGGGTACAGGAAAAGTTGCCAAAGGATTTGAATTTAAAAAACAGGAGAGGGAATACTTTGAGAACCTTGTATTCATGAATCAGGCATCAAGCCATGATGACAAGGATTATTACTATAAAAAAATGATGACAGTGAACGGTTATCTCAAGTCCCACAAGATCGATAAGGCAGGTTATGCATATTTTTCAAAGTGGTATTACCCTGTGATTGATCAAAAAGTTTGCATGCTCCTTCCAGGGCTTTGATTAACCCCCTCCCTCAAAGCCCTGGTTGAGCATGCTTCATAACTTTTACTTGGCATACTATATATGATCAACATGGTTCGTACTTTTAAAATCCACACCATTAAACTGATTAGGATGCCATTTCAGTAAAGTCTCACAAATTTAAAGGCATCAACATCCACAAGACCACGGTTGGTTATCCTTAGCTCGGGAATCACCGGAAGGGACAGGAAGGCAATTTTAAGGAATATATTGTCAAGGGTTACCCCAAGTTTTCTGGCTGTTTTAAGAAGCCTCCTGTATTCACTGACACTCTTTTCACAATTTTGAGTTGTCATCAGACCGCAGATTTCAAGGGGCATTCCAACAATATCACCATCATAAGCTACCGCCATACCCCCGCCATTTTCGCAAAGAAAATTCACTGCCCTTGCCATGTCCGAGTCTCTTACGCCCACGGTTACAAGGTTATGACTGTCATGGGAGATGGTTGAGGCAATGGCGCCCCTCTTAATACCCAGCCCCTTCACAAAGCCGAGCGAGATCTGGCCTGTTCCCTTATGTCGTTCGATAACCGCAATTTTTGAGATATCATTCAGGTAATCCGCCTTGATTTCTCCCCGGGATAGAGGAAGCCTTGTTTCTCTTTTTCGGGTCAGGATACTGTCTGGATCAATCTCGATTACCTTTACAGACAGGTTGTCTGCATTACCTTTATAATGAATTTTGAAATCTTCCGGGGAAAACCTCCTGTCTCTGTATGCACGCCAATAAAAGTCAGAGTAATCATAAGCATGCATATCACATTGCCCGATAAATTCATTTTCTTCCAAAACAATATCTCCTGCAAAAATCACCCGTCTGATTTTAAGCTCTGTTAGAGAGGATAACATAACGAGGTTTGCCCTGCGACCCACAGCGATTTCACCTGTTTCCGGCAAATTATGAAACCTGAAGAATTTTGAAAAATATTCTGAAGGGTTCAGGGTGGCTAGGGATATGGCTAAAATCGCCGCACGATCATGATCCAGGGCTGAATTTTCCACAATGATATCCCTGGCACGGCGAATAATCCTGTCCATGTGCCCCTTTTCATAGAGATCCATAATGTTATGATCATCAGTACAAAGCATGAACATGGAAAGATCATCACCCCTCTTTATAAGATCAGACAAAATATTTTCCATCTCCTTAGCGGCGCTCCCATACCTTAAGGCCACACGCATACCCTTTGACGTTTTCTCAATGGACTCCTCACAAGTGCTCACCTCATGGTCTGATGTAATTCTGGGCACCCCATCCATTTTGCCGTTGGTGATGTAGATATCCAGATCTTCCCCTGTGAGACCGGGACAATGCCCATCCACAATTTTTCCGAATTCATAAACAAAATTGCATCGTTCTCTCAAGTCCCCGTGTCCGTGCACAATAGCTGGATAATTCATCATCTCGCCCAGGCCATAAATCCTCCTGTCATGAATTAATTCTTTTATATCTTTCAGGGTGATTGATGCGCCAGCATCCTCAAAATCAGTAGTGGGGACACAGGAAGGAATACCTATAAACATATCCACAGGCATTAGTTCTGCCTGATCCAGGAAAAGAGCAATCCCTTTTCTGCCGCATACATTTGCGATTTCATGGGGGTCAACAAATACCGAGGTGGTTCCACAGGTAACCGCCTTCTGCGCAAAGGCAAGCGGACTCAGGAGGCTGCTTTCTATGTGAAGATGGCTGTCTATGAATCCGGGGGATATATATTGTCCATCAGCATCTATCAGTTTTTCTGTTCTGTCTGATCTCTCCGCCTTTCCGATACGCACGATGATGCCGTCACGTATCATCAGATCAGCGCTGATAAGGCGCTTGTTTCTAACGTCAATAAGGGTTCCGTTTTTTATTATCAGAGAATATTCCATCTTAAAGCCCTTCACTCCGACCTCCCCATGGTTACTCCGGGGTATTTCGATAAAAAGGTATATGGATATTCTACAATTACATTCAGTCAACCGCCGCTGACTCTTGCGTTACGCACGAGAACCTGTACGCATGTAAAAGGCCTCGTTCACCACCACTATAAATGGCAGTTCTCTAAAATCCTGGCCAGCATCAATCCCGTATCCGGCTATCCAGCGATCAGGAACTCTGAACCCGGTGTAATCACAATGGAATCTTTTTTGTGAATTAATGGCTGTACCTGATAGATTCTTTTCAATCAGGACACATGTCTTTACTGATTTTGCCTTTTCTTTATTTAGGAAGTCCAGGATCACAGGCATGGTAGCACACTGATCAATTATATCCTCAACAACAAGGAGATGGCGGCCCTTGATATCTTCGGGCGCAAACTCGATTTTTACCTCCCGTTTTTCCGTAAGCGTGGACTTAACTTCATCTCTGTATGTGCTTGTTTTAATAAAATCAACTGCAAGACCAGGGGCACCGGCCTTATGCATCTCCCGAATAAGATCGGAAGCAAAAACAAAGGCGCCTTTAAGCACAGGAACAACCAGCAGCTCACCATTACTCTGATAATCAGAGGTGATCTGTCTAGCAATGGCACGGACTCTTTTTTCAATCATCTCCGCAGAGATCAGCAGGCCATCAATCCTCTGATCAGGATGTTTCAATGGCGGATCTGACAATTGATAATCAACAGAACAAAGATCCACCATTTTGCTATAGTCAATCTCTTTATCCACTGGCATTCTTTCCCCCGCTGGTTTCTGGCTTAGAGTCCAGGCAAAGTATTTATTAGATTAATAATGTAGATTATAGGTTTTTTACTTAATAAAGACAAGGTGTACAACCAGAAGGAAAAGTTCCGGGTTTTCGTTTGGGCGGGATTCATTCCCGACCTTTTCTCATTCCCACAGGCATCATAGGAATGTCTTGAAATACCCCGCATATTATTACTATCGTAGAGACAGGGCATGCCTTGTCTCAAAATATTTATGTTGCCTTCGACCCTGATGCCACAATGTGAACAATTTGATGTTCTGCTTCTTATTGTAAAAAAGGATGACCACTTTTAAGAAATTGGTATTTGGTTTTATTTTCAAACACTCCATAAAACAAAACGGTCAAAGGTAAAAACCTTCAACCGCCTTGATATTACTGCTTCTTAAAAGTTATTTAGTTTATTATGCTTGTCCCCTATTTCATGTGTTACCACACGAACCCGCCCCCAACCTACATATCCGAAAAGGGCCATTGATATGATAGGTTATAAGATTATGGTCTTGCGACCTAGCACCATTTCTAAAGAGCGTCCGGCTCTACTGTTACTCCCTTACTGCATATAAATAGCCGTCATCGCTTCCAACAAAGATGACTCCGCATGACACGGTTGGAGATGAAACCGCTGCACCAATTTCAAACATCCAATTTTTCTTACCTGTCTTAATATCTACTGAATAAAGGTAACCATCATCACTGCCAACATACACAACTCCTTTTGATAAGGCTGGGGAAGATTTTATCCAGTCGCCTGTTTCGAATTTCCACTTTTCTTTACCTGTTTCAATATCTACCGCATAGAGATGCCCATCAAGACTTCCATAGCAAACGACCTCGTCGGAAATGCCAGGAGTCGTATCTACGCGACCAGATGTGTATCTCCACTTTTCTCTTCCTGACTTAACATCCACTGCAAAAAGATACCCAGTCACGCTGTTAGAAGAATGGAAGATATTACTTCCGAAATAGATAACGCCATCCTTTATAACGGGTGAAGCAATAGGTGCACCGGTTTTAAATTTCCACTTTTCAAGGCCTGTCTTAATGTCTACTGCATAGAAATAACCGTCTTTACTTCCAAAATAGACGACTCCCTCTAACACAGTAGGAGTTCCATCTATCTCCCTGCCGGTCTTAAACTTCCATTTTTCTCTGCCAGTTTTAGCGTCCACAGCGTAAAAAAAGCTATCTATACTTCCAAAATATGCAACCCCATTCGCCACTACCGGTGAAGAGACACATCCATCGGTTTCAAATCTCCATTTTTTACTTCCTGCCTTTATATCTATTGCATATAGATACCCATCATGGCCTCCCAAGTAAACCATGCCCTCTGAAACAAAAGGGGAAGTATATACCGGGCCATATTCGGTTTCGAACCTCCATTTTTCCTGACCTGTTTTACCGTCTATTGCATATAGATGGCCGTCACGGCTTCCGAAATATACAACTCCTTCTGATACTGCCGGTGTAGAATTAACCTCAAAATCAGTTTTGAACTTCCAGATTAATCTATCCTGATTAGAAAAATCACCTGCAGGGTTAATTACTGTCTGTGCCAAATCCTTAATAATAGATGTGATGTCTTTATCTTTCCGATTATCTTCACAAGCTCCCCTGTTACTTTTTAACCAATAATAATAACCGTCTAAAATGGCACCAGACATATCATCAGGTTGATAAATACCCTGGTTATTAAAGTATGCCTGAAGTCGTGAACCTGACCATAATCCCCATCTATTTCTGAGAGTCATTCCTAGGCTAAAATGGTATGATATTACATCTGATTTTTTAGGTAATTCTTTTATTTTATTTTTGTCAGCATATGATAAGAATTTGTCTAATTCGATAAAACATTCACATAAATCTTTTGGAATATAAATGCCATCAATACTTTCAAGCATAAGCCGCTTCTTATACGCCTGCTCCTCCTCTATTATTTGCTGATGTTTCTCCTTACTGGCTGTAACTTTATCAATATTTCTAAAGAAAAATAATTTATCCCCTAGATACCATTTACCAAGAACTTCAGGAATAAAACTACCATCAAATTTGCTATTTTTAATAAATTCAATAATTTTATCTTTTGGTAATGGGCCATTTACGTCAATCTTTTCAATATCAACAATGCCATCTTTCGAAATAGTGCAGTTTAATTTAACAGAATTAACTCTATACTTTTCTCTTACTTCTATCCAATCATCATTAGGGACAGATTTAAAACCGATATAATCTGCCAAACTTTTATAAGTATCATTTCCGTTTTTCAGTTTTGGAAAGGACCGACTTTTTGGGGCTTTATACTCTGTACTTTCATATATATTAAACCCTGCTTTGTCTTTTATCGCATCATAGATATTTTCAAAGAAATCAGTTTTTATATAGCATCCTTTATTAAGGTCAAATAAATGGACATATTTTTTTGAATCAATAACGTATACAATATCATCGAAACAAAAGACTGAAAAATTATTTAAAAACTTTTCCTTTTCTGTTACACCTTCTTTGAATATCTTCCGTTTTTCCTGTTTACTTTTTTCAATATCAACAACTTCACCATATTTTGAATAATCTTTTGAGTAAACAAGGCCGCAATCTTCCTTATCCTTATCCTTATCACATCCGGTTATTTCTTTTTCAGTATAACTTTTAAGTAACATACCCTTCCTATATATGTTTATACTACTTAGACCCTCTGTTCTATCATCAGCATCTAAGGGCAATGTTACATAGAAAATGGTCTGACCATCATTGCTTAAATATAAGTACCTGCTGTATTTACCTAAAAAATTATCTATATAATGATCAATGGCTAAATCAAAACCTCTTTCAAGAACATAAAGGGGAATATCATTACCATTCTCGAAAACAGAGGACTTCCCCCTCATACTTGGAATTATATTATCATAGGGTATAGAAGTCAGATAATAATTCTTGTTTTGTGAATATATCTTTATGACCTCTACTTGGTTTGTCTGCGACATACTCCCGTTTGCAGAATAACAAATAAAAAATAATACACATAACAAAGAAAATATTTTTACTTTCATTTACTTCTCCTTAAATCAATTTATTCACCCATAGTGAAAAGAGAATAAAAAGGCATAAAAAAATTTCCCTGCTCTTTTTAACCATTTTGTTAAAAACGATAATGCAAACTAAACCCCAATTACGCGCGCATCTATAACACCAAAGCGAAGCGCCGGGGTCATTTGCTAAACTGTTACGTCTTTCATTTATTTCTTAATACTAAAAATAAATATATTATTTCACCAACAGTATCCGGTAAAATAATTTTTTCCACTTTTTCATGATATCCTAATTCATGTAGATCATATACTATGTCATTGAGTGCAATGTACCCACCAGCTAGTTCACAAACTTTAACTAAAACATTTAACTTTAAATCAACCCCTATTTTTCTTCGGTCAATATTAAAATAATTGGAAAACCTCTTTCGTTCTTCAACAATTATAGAATAATTACTAATGCCAAATTTACGTTGAAACTCATTAAAAAATATTTCATCTGAAGTTGACTTTATCTTTTTAAGGTTTCCTTTTTTTATTAACTTAAACAAGAAATAAATTATGCAAAAGATTCCTATTGTTACTAGTAATTTTGACATGGGTCTTCTCCACATTTAAAAGTACAATAACCAATAGCTCCCCAATCCCATAAACCTTCGGCAATAAGAGCTGGGGTTGCATATTTCGATAAGCCTCTACCCAACTCCCTCAATCCTCTAGTAAATGGTGTTTTAATAAAATCATTTGCTGCATTTAATTGGTGTGCAATTTCACTCAAAAATGTGGTAGTCCTTTGATTAGTAGATACAATCCTAAAAGGTGGGAGCATCCACTTGGGTAATTCTGAGCCAAAAACGGCTAAAGCCCCTAAAAGATCAAATCGATGTTTTTCAATACAATCACCCATACAACTTAGCATATCTTGATTACATTTAGGTTTATCCCTTTCATTGTCTTTACCAGTACATTTTTCAGAAGGTTCTTTAGGTGGATTTTTAGGAGATTCCCCACCACCTCCACCATTTGCAAATGCACTTGGTGGTTCAGGAGGGACAGGGGTCTGATTGATCCATTGCTGGATTTCTTCCGGACTCATTTGCCTTCCGCCAACGACAATTTCAGGCAGAGTATATTCCTTACATGGTGCATTAGGGTCATTACAATAATTATTAAAATGCCCACTCGGATCAGTATAAATCAAAGGATTATTAAGCACATATGAGTACCTGTTAAGTGATTGCGGGTTATAAGGCTCTGGCACTATCGTATCCGGTGATATAAACCTTCCGATGAAAGGATCATAAAGCCTTGCGTTGTAGTTGTAAAGGCCGTTTTCTGCATCAAGTTCCTGGTCTGTATACAAGTGATTTGTAGGTATTGATGAACTGTTTCTCATGGCACCAAAAGGCAAATATTCTGTAGATGAAGATGTTATTTCATTGCCTGATGCATAAGTCATGACAGTCGAGCTTCCAAGGTGATCCTTGTGAATATTACTCGTTACTCCTCCTTTTATTTGGCCAACCCTTAAATTACCTGCAAATAAGTATTTTGTTACAACTCCACCCTTTACCTCAAAATGGTCGCCTATATAATAGGTTTCAGTAACATCCCCTCCATTATATACAATTTTTTTAACCCTTGATCCTGTACCATCATAAAAATACTCTGTTATGGCACCGTTACTATGATCAATTCGTTTAGGCATATTGTCTGTATTGTATGTGATACTCCTTGTCTTTGGGTTTGCCGGATTAGTAAAATCATATCCATATTTCATGTTGCCATTTGAGTCATAATCATTAAAAGAGTAGTTATTACCTCCATATGAAATACGGCTTACAGCGTGCTTGTGGAGGTTATTTTCATAATAATAATTTAAGGTAATGCCATTTATAGTCTTTGTTTGTATGTTTCCTATAGGATAATATGTTAGGTTCATCGTGGTTGACCCATTGGCAGTCTCATTCAGAAGTCTACTCAGATTGTCATATTTGTATGCATATGAAATACCATTATGCTGATCATTTATTGAGCTGATCTCACCAAAAGCGGTATAATTATAGATCTTTTTCTGAATAATATTAAACTGCCCATCATTTGTTTCTACCTGTTTTAGTTTTTCTGTTCTGTCATCATAAGTATAGGTAGTTCCACTGAAACCACGAGTTATATTTTTTATTTTACCTGAAGGGGTATAGCTGGTTATATTTCCGTGATTATAGGAGCTAGGACCTTCGACAAGATATAATAGATTTGTGCCAGAATAATATTTGTTTTCTACCCAGTAGTTATCAGGATATGTGGTAATTTTCAACTTACCTGAAAGGTCATAGGTATATGAGGTTGTTCTGGCTTGATCACCGGTTATAGTTTTTGTTACATTTAAAACCCTGCCCATTGAATCGTAGCTGTTATATGTTGTAAAGTCGTCGACCCAATTAGTTACCAAAAAAAGCCTCCCTCTGCCGTTGGCTCCGGAAGCAGTGTTGTCATAGGCATAGGTGACATCCGGGTCTGATGTTGAGTAATCCTTAAGAGTTACACGGTTCAGGGCATCATATGTAAAGGTTATTGTTTGACCAAGGGCATCTGTCTGCTGATAAAGGTTGCCATTAAGGTCATAGGCATAGCTCCATGAGCCCATATCAGGATCACTCATAGATGTTTTCTGGCCAAGGGTGTTATAGTATACGTTTGTGACATTACCGGCTGCATCTGTAACAGATGTAAGATCGCCCGCGGCATTGTATGAATAATATGTTATACCTCCCCCTGTTTCTTCCTGTATCTGTACTATCCTTCCTAAATAATCAGTTATTTCTTTTCTGGTAATTGTCCTGTTTGGGCTTTGTATTGTGTCAGTTTGTGTGATTTCAGTTGTAAAACCATTATAATATATATTTGTGGTATCAAATTGGTTAGTACCCGTAGTATTGTATTTTGGCGTCTTTACTGCAATCACCCTTCCCTCACAGTCATACACCTTTTCGATAGTTGGATGTGCGGTTGCAGGTGGCACTTCATCGTATGAAGTTGTGGTTGCAAAATATGGACCTTCTGTTTTCCAGTTTCTTCCTGCGTTATCATAGTATAGCCTTGTGACTACATAATTATTTGTGCCTATACCCTTTGATACATTCATTATTGTTCTACCAAAGCCATCCACATACTCCCATGAATCAATATAAGTTGAACCGCTTTCAAGAGCACTGGTTTTTACAGAAACAGGGTAATCAAGCGGATTAACAGTATCAGAATAGGTAAATAAAGTCTCTCCTCCATCAGGATAACCTATTGCTGTCTGCCTGCCGTAATTATCGTAATCATAATAGGTAGTTTTAAGGTTTTCATCTGTCTGCTGATCCAGTTTCCCGAAAAGGTTATATTGCATACTCACTGCATGGGCAACCCCTGTTGAAGGATAAGTGATACCTGTTACATGGGTATATGTGGGATCATATGTAGGGTTATAGGTATATGTGGTAGTGTAGTTTTTCGGATCTTTAGAGGTTACCACATTACCATACGTGTCATAGGTATAGGTTTCTACAGGGTCAGCTCCTGTTGCATTATCGTATGTTTTTGTAAGCAGGTTACCGAAGCTGTTGTATGCATAAGTTGTCTTTCTTACCTGCCCCGTGCTGCTGCCGGTTAAAGTTTCAGATGCCTTTCTCCAGATCCATGAGCCCTTATTAATGTATGAATTTGTGGCCGTAACATTTTCGGCCCCGCCTGAACCCGACGTTACACTTGTTTGAACCCCTCCATGTGTATTGTTATAGGTATATGCCTTATTTGTATATACCGCAGGGGTATCATAAATATCTGTTCTTTCATTGGTGAGTTTTACAAATTTGGCTGTTGTGCCTGATAAGGTGTCAGCGCCCCATGTCAATGTTGTTTTCCTGAATGTGACCCCTGATTCTATT from Desulfatiglans sp. encodes the following:
- the selD gene encoding selenide, water dikinase SelD; amino-acid sequence: MTVTKENKRLTETVKGAGUAAKLGPADLAKALCGLDLPHSDDLLIGLDTSDDAGVLRLTDDLALIQTVDFFTPIVDDPYSFGQIAAANALSDVYAMGGVPITTMNIIGFPLSKMDISVLQEVLRGGLDKIKEAGALLVGGHSIEDDELKYGLSVTGKVHPKKVLANRGAKLGDMLVLTKPLGVGIVNTAIKGNLAGDDLIKKAIEIMSSLNKYPAEEFDDFSISACTDVTGFGLIGHACEMIDDKTVGLRFFRDKIPVIPDALEFAQMGIVPAGALRNRKYREGQVEDIKSIDPVMLDILFDPQTSGGLLVAIDKNQAEDFVARLRAKGIQDAAIVGEFTEDFKGKIVL
- a CDS encoding PIN domain nuclease; this translates as MPIKPALIDTSVWLFAFRKDFIPEIRSRVDDLLSNNLVFTTGIINL
- a CDS encoding type II toxin-antitoxin system VapB family antitoxin; its protein translation is MKKTTVFIEEQLLEKAIQATGARTKKEVIEAGLQSLVRIHNRELFRKELGTFDIALTLDELKESRNAD
- a CDS encoding TIGR02147 family protein, with amino-acid sequence MAILCIPSIRVKDKHGCVKSFTIYYFSPNFLKLIIDGKRNLSNEGTGKVAKGFEFKKQEREYFENLVFMNQASSHDDKDYYYKKMMTVNGYLKSHKIDKAGYAYFSKWYYPVIDQKVCMLLPGL
- the ade gene encoding adenine deaminase gives rise to the protein MKGFKMEYSLIIKNGTLIDVRNKRLISADLMIRDGIIVRIGKAERSDRTEKLIDADGQYISPGFIDSHLHIESSLLSPLAFAQKAVTCGTTSVFVDPHEIANVCGRKGIALFLDQAELMPVDMFIGIPSCVPTTDFEDAGASITLKDIKELIHDRRIYGLGEMMNYPAIVHGHGDLRERCNFVYEFGKIVDGHCPGLTGEDLDIYITNGKMDGVPRITSDHEVSTCEESIEKTSKGMRVALRYGSAAKEMENILSDLIKRGDDLSMFMLCTDDHNIMDLYEKGHMDRIIRRARDIIVENSALDHDRAAILAISLATLNPSEYFSKFFRFHNLPETGEIAVGRRANLVMLSSLTELKIRRVIFAGDIVLEENEFIGQCDMHAYDYSDFYWRAYRDRRFSPEDFKIHYKGNADNLSVKVIEIDPDSILTRKRETRLPLSRGEIKADYLNDISKIAVIERHKGTGQISLGFVKGLGIKRGAIASTISHDSHNLVTVGVRDSDMARAVNFLCENGGGMAVAYDGDIVGMPLEICGLMTTQNCEKSVSEYRRLLKTARKLGVTLDNIFLKIAFLSLPVIPELRITNRGLVDVDAFKFVRLY
- a CDS encoding hypoxanthine phosphoribosyltransferase; protein product: MPVDKEIDYSKMVDLCSVDYQLSDPPLKHPDQRIDGLLISAEMIEKRVRAIARQITSDYQSNGELLVVPVLKGAFVFASDLIREMHKAGAPGLAVDFIKTSTYRDEVKSTLTEKREVKIEFAPEDIKGRHLLVVEDIIDQCATMPVILDFLNKEKAKSVKTCVLIEKNLSGTAINSQKRFHCDYTGFRVPDRWIAGYGIDAGQDFRELPFIVVVNEAFYMRTGSRA
- a CDS encoding PQQ-binding-like beta-propeller repeat protein, giving the protein MKVKIFSLLCVLFFICYSANGSMSQTNQVEVIKIYSQNKNYYLTSIPYDNIIPSMRGKSSVFENGNDIPLYVLERGFDLAIDHYIDNFLGKYSRYLYLSNDGQTIFYVTLPLDADDRTEGLSSINIYRKGMLLKSYTEKEITGCDKDKDKEDCGLVYSKDYSKYGEVVDIEKSKQEKRKIFKEGVTEKEKFLNNFSVFCFDDIVYVIDSKKYVHLFDLNKGCYIKTDFFENIYDAIKDKAGFNIYESTEYKAPKSRSFPKLKNGNDTYKSLADYIGFKSVPNDDWIEVREKYRVNSVKLNCTISKDGIVDIEKIDVNGPLPKDKIIEFIKNSKFDGSFIPEVLGKWYLGDKLFFFRNIDKVTASKEKHQQIIEEEQAYKKRLMLESIDGIYIPKDLCECFIELDKFLSYADKNKIKELPKKSDVISYHFSLGMTLRNRWGLWSGSRLQAYFNNQGIYQPDDMSGAILDGYYYWLKSNRGACEDNRKDKDITSIIKDLAQTVINPAGDFSNQDRLIWKFKTDFEVNSTPAVSEGVVYFGSRDGHLYAIDGKTGQEKWRFETEYGPVYTSPFVSEGMVYLGGHDGYLYAIDIKAGSKKWRFETDGCVSSPVVANGVAYFGSIDSFFYAVDAKTGREKWKFKTGREIDGTPTVLEGVVYFGSKDGYFYAVDIKTGLEKWKFKTGAPIASPVIKDGVIYFGSNIFHSSNSVTGYLFAVDVKSGREKWRYTSGRVDTTPGISDEVVCYGSLDGHLYAVDIETGKEKWKFETGDWIKSSPALSKGVVYVGSDDGYLYSVDIKTGKKNWMFEIGAAVSSPTVSCGVIFVGSDDGYLYAVRE